A single genomic interval of Calditrichota bacterium harbors:
- a CDS encoding electron transport complex subunit E, translating to MQTTKKKSGFFDSLKESPSTDEFIKGLWRENPVFVQVLGMCPVLAVTNSAENALAMGLATLFVLLMSNLLVSSLRNFIPKQVRIATYILIIATFVTVADYVIMAISLDLHKALGAFIALIVVNCLILGRAEAFASKNTIGKSLLDALGMGFGFTFALLCLGVVREIFGNGTIFGFPFFPDSFQEWVIMILPGGGFFTLAIWLLVFNAAKERKERQLKKAA from the coding sequence ATGCAAACAACAAAAAAGAAAAGTGGGTTTTTTGATTCTTTGAAAGAAAGCCCATCAACTGATGAATTTATAAAAGGATTATGGCGCGAAAATCCTGTATTTGTGCAAGTACTTGGCATGTGTCCGGTTTTGGCCGTAACAAATTCTGCAGAAAATGCTTTGGCCATGGGCTTAGCAACACTTTTTGTTTTGCTGATGTCTAACTTACTTGTGTCATCATTACGGAATTTTATTCCAAAGCAAGTACGGATTGCCACCTATATTTTAATAATCGCTACTTTTGTAACTGTAGCTGATTATGTTATTATGGCCATTAGTTTGGATTTACATAAAGCACTTGGTGCGTTTATCGCGCTGATTGTAGTAAACTGCTTAATACTTGGCCGGGCAGAAGCTTTTGCATCCAAGAATACAATTGGGAAATCTTTGCTTGATGCCCTTGGAATGGGATTTGGGTTTACTTTTGCGCTGCTTTGCCTTGGTGTTGTGCGAGAGATTTTTGGCAACGGGACTATTTTTGGTTTCCCATTTTTTCCTGACAGTTTTCAGGAATGGGTGATCATGATACTTCCTGGCGGAGGCTTTTTTACTTTAGCAATTTGGTTACTTGTTTTTAATGCCGCCAAAGAACGCAAAGAAAGGCAATTAAAGAAAGCTGCGTAA
- a CDS encoding cytochrome c oxidase subunit 3 family protein has protein sequence MEHVEHPSYLQHHFSDAEQQAETAKLGMWIFLLTEVLLFGGLFAFYAIYRAWHPEMFVETSSLLDVNLGALNTFVLITSSLTMALSIRSMQLNNKKQTVWMLVVTLLLAATFLVVKYFEYSHKIELGQLPGHFYTYEGLTSVNPHIFFSIYFTMTGLHGIHVVLGMIVIGWVLVRTIKDDFSSEYYTPIEMTGLYWHLVDLIWIFLFPLLYLIG, from the coding sequence ATGGAACACGTAGAACATCCATCTTATTTACAGCACCATTTCTCAGATGCGGAGCAACAGGCGGAGACTGCAAAGCTTGGAATGTGGATTTTCCTGTTGACTGAAGTTCTCCTATTTGGCGGATTATTTGCATTTTATGCCATTTATCGTGCCTGGCATCCGGAGATGTTTGTTGAGACAAGCAGTTTGCTTGATGTGAACCTTGGCGCTTTGAATACATTTGTTTTAATAACAAGCTCTTTGACCATGGCTCTTTCCATTCGGTCAATGCAGTTGAATAACAAGAAACAAACAGTTTGGATGCTGGTTGTCACTTTGTTACTGGCCGCTACTTTCCTTGTAGTAAAATACTTTGAGTATAGTCATAAAATTGAGCTTGGCCAATTACCGGGGCATTTTTATACTTATGAAGGACTAACTTCTGTTAATCCGCATATCTTTTTTAGTATTTATTTTACTATGACCGGATTACACGGAATTCATGTTGTTCTTGGAATGATCGTGATTGGCTGGGTTTTGGTACGAACCATTAAAGATGATTTTTCATCAGAATACTATACACCAATTGAAATGACAGGACTATACTGGCACCTGGTTGATTTAATCTGGATATTTTTATTTCCTTTATTGTATTTAATAGGGTAG
- a CDS encoding quinone-dependent dihydroorotate dehydrogenase: MYKKIIRPLFFKADPEKIHKTTLAAISNPLIQGVLKTICNYSASKLKKTVFGIDFQNPIGLAAGFDKNAEHIDGFAAMGFGFVEIGTVTPLAQPGNPIPRLFRLKVDSAIINRMGFNNEGLETAVENIKKSKSGIIIGGNIGKNKLTPNEQAVDDYLKGFDALYDFVDYFVVNVSSPNTPGLRELQEKKPLMHILNSLQKRNDTKVKRKPILLKIAPDLTDAQLDDIIEIVKETKTDGIVATNTTISRENLKSRSELIQNIGDGGLSGKPVFDRSNEVIRYIKKNSTITVIGVGGISSANDALEKIKAGADLIQIYTGLIYEGPLIVKRTKKLLALQEN, from the coding sequence ATTTATAAAAAAATTATCCGTCCTCTTTTTTTTAAAGCTGACCCGGAAAAAATTCATAAAACCACACTTGCGGCAATTTCAAATCCGCTAATCCAAGGTGTATTAAAAACAATTTGCAATTATTCAGCATCTAAATTAAAGAAAACTGTTTTTGGGATTGATTTTCAAAATCCAATTGGCCTGGCTGCAGGTTTTGATAAAAATGCTGAACATATCGATGGGTTTGCTGCAATGGGTTTTGGATTTGTTGAAATTGGAACTGTTACACCATTGGCCCAACCAGGAAATCCAATTCCGCGATTATTTAGATTAAAGGTTGATTCTGCTATTATAAACAGGATGGGTTTTAATAACGAAGGTTTAGAGACTGCCGTAGAAAATATTAAAAAGTCCAAATCCGGAATTATTATAGGCGGTAATATTGGCAAAAATAAACTTACACCCAATGAGCAGGCTGTAGATGATTATCTAAAAGGGTTTGATGCTTTATATGATTTTGTAGATTATTTTGTGGTAAATGTCAGTTCACCAAATACACCCGGTTTACGTGAATTGCAGGAAAAAAAACCTTTGATGCATATACTAAATTCCTTGCAGAAAAGGAATGACACAAAGGTTAAGCGAAAACCAATCCTGTTAAAAATAGCGCCAGATTTAACAGATGCCCAGCTTGATGATATTATTGAAATTGTTAAGGAAACAAAAACAGATGGGATCGTTGCAACCAACACAACAATAAGCAGGGAAAACTTAAAGTCCCGGTCAGAGTTAATTCAAAATATTGGTGATGGTGGTTTGAGCGGAAAACCAGTTTTTGATAGATCAAATGAAGTTATACGCTATATCAAGAAAAATTCAACTATTACTGTTATTGGTGTTGGAGGAATTTCATCAGCTAATGATGCCTTAGAAAAAATAAAAGCCGGTGCTGATCTCATTCAAATCTACACCGGCTTAATTTATGAAGGCCCTCTTATTGTAAAGAGGACAAAAAAGCTTCTTGCCTTACAGGAAAATTAA
- the coxB gene encoding cytochrome c oxidase subunit II: MDPNGTLFFPGQSSTVASEVDALFYFVLYLSIFFFILVTGGSFFFAWKYRKKGEAQFTPGIAHHTGLEVFWTVVPTILVFIIFVWGFKTYLTMNVPPSNPMEIKVTGQKWFWTFNYEEGATTTNELVVPVNQPVNLLMSSTDVIHSFFIPNFRVKMDVLPNRYSTLWFEATETGEFDLFCTEYCGKGHSDMIGKVKVVTEEDYQTWLTSNSSGSDLPPDEWGAELYTSKACFTCHTLDGNPSVGPTFKGIFGREEKMTNGNSITVDENYLRKSILEPQAEIVEGFQPVMPTYQGVLKDDEIDALIAYLKTVK, from the coding sequence ATGGATCCGAACGGAACACTATTTTTTCCTGGACAAAGTTCGACGGTAGCGTCTGAAGTTGATGCCCTGTTTTATTTTGTTTTATATCTTTCCATATTTTTCTTCATTCTGGTAACAGGTGGTAGTTTTTTCTTTGCCTGGAAATACCGGAAAAAAGGGGAAGCACAATTTACACCGGGTATTGCGCATCATACTGGTTTGGAAGTTTTCTGGACAGTAGTACCTACAATACTAGTGTTTATTATTTTTGTTTGGGGATTTAAAACGTATCTAACAATGAATGTCCCACCTTCTAATCCAATGGAAATAAAAGTTACAGGCCAAAAATGGTTTTGGACATTTAACTACGAAGAAGGCGCAACTACTACTAATGAGCTTGTAGTTCCGGTTAATCAGCCAGTTAATTTGCTTATGTCTTCAACAGATGTAATCCATAGTTTCTTTATTCCGAATTTCCGTGTAAAAATGGATGTATTGCCAAACCGCTATTCCACATTATGGTTTGAAGCAACAGAAACCGGCGAGTTTGATTTATTTTGTACAGAATATTGTGGAAAAGGTCATTCGGATATGATTGGCAAGGTTAAAGTCGTAACAGAAGAAGATTATCAAACCTGGTTAACCTCAAATAGTAGCGGCAGCGATTTACCGCCGGACGAATGGGGTGCTGAGCTTTATACAAGTAAAGCCTGTTTTACCTGCCATACACTTGATGGAAACCCAAGTGTCGGCCCTACTTTTAAGGGGATTTTCGGCAGGGAAGAAAAAATGACAAATGGTAATTCAATAACCGTTGATGAAAATTATTTAAGAAAATCTATTTTGGAACCACAGGCAGAGATTGTTGAAGGATTTCAACCGGTAATGCCGACCTATCAGGGTGTATTAAAGGATGATGAAATTGATGCCTTAATTGCCTATTTGAAAACTGTAAAGTAA
- a CDS encoding cytochrome-c oxidase, with product MTEKTQAHHHILPLSVYFTIAGILFVLTAVTVIVAGFDFGAFNLFVAMTVAVIKGSLVALYFMHLKYDNKLYGTALVLSLIFLAIFIGFTMLDTMYRGEIESIEGPSINKEAVIYNQDN from the coding sequence ATGACAGAAAAAACACAAGCACATCATCACATACTTCCATTAAGCGTTTACTTTACTATTGCCGGGATTTTATTTGTCTTAACTGCTGTTACTGTAATTGTAGCCGGTTTTGATTTTGGGGCATTTAATTTATTTGTAGCCATGACAGTTGCTGTAATAAAAGGAAGCCTGGTAGCCTTGTATTTTATGCATTTAAAATATGATAACAAACTGTATGGAACTGCCTTAGTCTTATCCTTGATTTTTCTTGCCATATTTATTGGCTTTACCATGTTAGACACAATGTATCGTGGGGAAATTGAGAGTATTGAAGGCCCCTCAATAAATAAAGAGGCTGTTATTTATAATCAAGACAATTAA
- a CDS encoding DUF420 domain-containing protein: protein MEIENLATLNALLNGIAAIMLSLGFISIRKANKVSHKKFMISALIISAMFLISYLFYHYNVGSVPYPYHDWTRPVYFGILIPHIIFAGINVPFILSLVYFAFKGKFVNHKKLARWVWPVWMYVSVTGVIIYFMNYIL, encoded by the coding sequence ATGGAAATTGAAAACCTGGCAACCTTAAATGCTTTACTAAATGGTATAGCCGCAATCATGCTTAGTTTGGGGTTTATTAGTATTCGGAAGGCTAATAAAGTTTCTCACAAAAAATTTATGATTTCAGCATTAATCATTTCAGCAATGTTTTTAATATCATATTTGTTTTATCACTATAATGTTGGCAGTGTTCCTTATCCTTATCACGATTGGACTCGCCCAGTTTATTTTGGGATATTAATCCCACATATAATTTTTGCCGGAATAAATGTTCCTTTCATTTTATCGCTGGTATATTTTGCATTTAAGGGAAAATTTGTAAACCACAAAAAACTTGCGCGCTGGGTATGGCCAGTCTGGATGTATGTTTCAGTTACAGGTGTTATTATTTATTTTATGAATTACATTTTATAG
- a CDS encoding SCO family protein — MKRLVPALILLLLLIGSVFFAQWRLQQTTIPELYEVPDFEFKSHLGNTYTNENFNDKITVANFIFTNCPGICPVMSRKMAVIYEKYETQKDVQFVSFSVDPERDSLQALIEYAENWGVADQRWQFLKTEKEAIETLYENGFKLGGELPRGHSGAFVLIDENGVIRGYYNYEEEESLTLLNEHIDHLKNNL; from the coding sequence ATGAAACGTCTGGTTCCTGCATTAATACTATTACTTCTTCTAATCGGCTCTGTATTTTTTGCACAATGGCGATTACAACAAACAACTATTCCTGAACTTTATGAAGTGCCTGACTTTGAATTTAAGTCACATCTTGGTAATACATATACAAACGAAAATTTTAACGATAAAATAACGGTAGCTAATTTTATATTTACAAATTGCCCGGGAATTTGCCCAGTTATGTCTCGTAAAATGGCTGTTATATATGAAAAATATGAAACTCAGAAAGACGTTCAATTTGTCAGCTTTAGCGTAGATCCGGAAAGAGATTCGTTACAGGCTTTAATTGAATATGCTGAAAACTGGGGTGTTGCAGATCAGCGCTGGCAATTTTTGAAAACAGAAAAAGAGGCCATAGAAACGCTATACGAAAATGGTTTTAAACTTGGTGGAGAACTTCCTCGCGGGCATAGCGGTGCATTTGTTTTGATTGATGAAAATGGTGTTATCAGAGGCTATTATAATTATGAAGAGGAAGAAAGCCTTACTTTATTGAACGAACATATTGATCACTTAAAAAACAATCTATAA
- a CDS encoding FMN-binding protein, with protein sequence MNQFDPTKTEKPASDLKMFRAMVGVGIMCALMIVLTYEFTFDVIKQNKSEALEKAVFKVLPGATKKTTYKLEDDESFTAFKQEPQGEQLVYAGFDDNNKLVGIAIEASGQGFQDVLRILYGYSPEKQTVIGYYVLETKETPGLGDKIEKNQTFLDNFTALDVSLNESLDAIKNFVVPVKSGTKENPWEVDCITGATISSKAIGNIISESSKYWVPVIYNKKDSFE encoded by the coding sequence ATGAACCAATTCGATCCAACAAAAACAGAGAAACCGGCAAGCGATTTAAAAATGTTCCGGGCAATGGTTGGCGTAGGTATTATGTGCGCATTGATGATTGTTCTAACCTACGAGTTTACATTTGATGTAATCAAACAAAATAAAAGTGAAGCATTGGAAAAAGCTGTATTTAAAGTATTACCAGGCGCGACAAAAAAGACAACCTATAAATTAGAGGATGATGAAAGTTTTACTGCTTTTAAACAAGAGCCGCAGGGTGAACAACTTGTTTATGCAGGATTTGATGACAATAATAAATTGGTTGGCATTGCTATTGAAGCAAGCGGCCAGGGCTTTCAGGATGTGTTGAGAATCCTTTACGGTTACTCTCCCGAAAAACAAACTGTAATTGGCTATTATGTTTTGGAAACAAAAGAAACACCAGGTTTAGGTGATAAAATCGAGAAGAACCAAACTTTTCTTGATAACTTTACAGCCTTAGATGTTTCTTTGAATGAGTCATTAGATGCCATCAAGAATTTTGTAGTACCTGTAAAAAGTGGTACAAAAGAAAATCCCTGGGAAGTAGACTGTATTACCGGAGCCACAATTTCATCTAAAGCGATTGGAAATATAATCAGCGAAAGCTCAAAATACTGGGTTCCTGTAATTTATAATAAAAAAGATTCGTTTGAGTAA
- a CDS encoding ferredoxin-NADP reductase translates to MARLQDYDIKTQHKAIVKKTDRLTPEGTEEVREIVVEIDRPEFEYKVGQSVGVLVEGQHEFGNNVHHRLYSVADIPSKSKKPQIKLLVKRCSYVDDFSGEIFDGVASHYLCNKKVGDEILLTGPFGLPFDLPEDKNSDLLLIGMGTGIAPFRALVRHLYKNVKDWKGKVRLFYGARSGLELLYMNDKNDDLTSYYDEDTFEAFQALSPRPHWADPIALDYALEQRTEEILQMLDKSNTHVFVAGHDKISDMLDKAFVTILGSKEKWQNRKAELIAGKRWAEVIY, encoded by the coding sequence ATGGCCCGCTTACAAGATTATGATATAAAAACACAACATAAGGCGATTGTTAAAAAAACAGATCGCTTAACCCCGGAAGGAACAGAAGAAGTACGGGAGATTGTTGTTGAAATCGATCGTCCTGAATTTGAATATAAAGTTGGACAAAGTGTTGGTGTTCTCGTTGAAGGCCAGCACGAATTCGGCAACAATGTACATCACAGATTATATAGTGTTGCTGATATTCCAAGCAAAAGTAAAAAACCACAGATTAAGCTGCTTGTAAAACGCTGCTCTTATGTGGATGATTTTAGTGGCGAAATTTTTGATGGTGTTGCATCGCATTATCTTTGCAACAAAAAAGTGGGTGATGAAATTCTATTGACTGGCCCATTTGGCTTACCTTTTGACCTGCCTGAAGATAAAAACTCAGATTTATTATTAATCGGAATGGGAACCGGGATTGCACCTTTTAGGGCACTGGTTAGGCATCTTTATAAAAATGTAAAAGATTGGAAAGGCAAAGTAAGGCTATTCTATGGCGCAAGAAGCGGGTTAGAATTATTGTATATGAATGATAAAAACGACGACCTTACCAGCTACTATGACGAAGATACTTTTGAGGCATTTCAGGCTTTAAGCCCTCGTCCACATTGGGCTGATCCCATCGCATTAGATTATGCATTAGAACAGCGCACTGAAGAAATATTGCAAATGCTGGATAAATCAAATACTCATGTTTTTGTTGCCGGTCATGATAAAATCAGTGATATGTTAGATAAAGCATTTGTTACCATACTGGGCTCAAAAGAAAAGTGGCAAAACCGAAAAGCAGAATTAATTGCAGGTAAGCGTTGGGCAGAAGTGATTTATTAA
- a CDS encoding DUF3341 domain-containing protein: protein MSDKNVLAVLAEFKDPGDLLHAAEKVNKEGYKKYDCHSPFPIHGMDDAMGEKRSPLGYMVGVVAFLSVAGMYLFQYWTSAVDYPLVLSGKPLFSYQAFGVASWAVMVLLSASTALIGMLVLNGLPRLHHPLFYSDNFSKKANDDGFFVSVEAHDPKFDPEKTKSFLESIGGTNVELIVPDDEG from the coding sequence ATGAGTGATAAAAATGTATTGGCTGTTTTAGCCGAGTTTAAAGATCCTGGTGATCTTTTACACGCAGCAGAGAAAGTAAATAAAGAAGGCTATAAAAAATACGACTGCCATTCACCTTTCCCGATTCACGGAATGGATGATGCAATGGGCGAGAAACGCTCTCCTTTGGGATATATGGTAGGTGTCGTTGCTTTTCTTTCTGTCGCAGGCATGTACTTATTTCAGTACTGGACTTCTGCTGTAGATTATCCTTTGGTTTTATCCGGAAAGCCACTTTTTAGTTATCAGGCATTTGGTGTTGCCTCCTGGGCGGTTATGGTTCTGCTTTCTGCCAGCACTGCTCTTATTGGAATGTTGGTTTTAAATGGTTTACCTCGATTACATCATCCGCTTTTTTATTCTGATAATTTTTCAAAAAAAGCCAATGATGATGGATTTTTTGTCAGTGTAGAAGCACACGATCCTAAATTTGATCCTGAAAAAACAAAAAGCTTTCTTGAATCAATCGGTGGAACAAATGTTGAACTAATTGTACCGGATGATGAAGGGTAA
- the ctaD gene encoding cytochrome c oxidase subunit I, which produces MSSTAGVNYLNEFKGIKSWLYTLDHKRIGVMYLFGVMISFLLGGIFAVVIRLELMSPGMDIITADTYNQMFTLHGAVMIFLFIIPAIPAAIGNFVLPLMIGAKDVAFPRLNLTSWYIYIIGAVFALYSIVAGAVDTGWTFYAPYSTTTSTAVISMTLGAFILGFSSIFTGVNFIATVHKLRAPGMTWFKMPLMVWALYATAVIQILATPVLGITLVLLILERAFGIGIFDAAMGGDPVLFQHFFWFYSHPAVYIMVLPGMGIISELIATFSQKKIFGYKLIAYSSMAIALISFLVWGHHMFTSGQSELAAVVFSFLTFFVGIPSGVKMFNWMATMYKGRIKLDAPMLWAMSFMFLFAIGGFTGIMLGAISIDIHMHDTYFVVAHFHYTMMGGTVIAFFGGLHYWWPKIWGRMYNETLAKWSAILVFVGFNMTFFTQFFLGSQGMPRRYYNYLDKFQPLHAFSSYGSWVLAAGFVLMAVYLIHSLFKGEKAPENPWGSLTLEWQTQSPPIHHNFENDVVLDHDPYDYDTRMVIDDKLIKKEDTEG; this is translated from the coding sequence ATGAGTTCTACAGCAGGTGTTAATTATTTAAATGAGTTTAAAGGCATAAAGTCCTGGTTGTATACTTTGGATCATAAACGAATTGGGGTTATGTACCTTTTTGGTGTTATGATTTCATTTTTGCTGGGCGGTATTTTTGCGGTTGTAATCCGGTTAGAGCTAATGTCACCAGGCATGGATATTATTACTGCTGATACTTATAACCAGATGTTTACGCTACATGGTGCGGTAATGATATTTCTTTTTATTATTCCGGCAATACCGGCGGCTATTGGGAATTTTGTCCTTCCTTTAATGATTGGCGCAAAGGATGTTGCTTTCCCAAGGTTAAATTTGACAAGCTGGTATATTTATATAATTGGGGCCGTTTTTGCTCTTTATTCAATTGTTGCCGGTGCTGTTGATACAGGTTGGACTTTTTATGCTCCATACAGCACAACCACGTCAACCGCTGTAATTTCGATGACGCTTGGTGCATTTATTTTAGGGTTTTCGTCTATTTTTACCGGAGTCAATTTTATAGCCACAGTGCACAAATTGCGTGCTCCTGGTATGACTTGGTTTAAGATGCCTCTAATGGTTTGGGCATTATATGCTACTGCCGTTATTCAGATTCTTGCAACACCGGTTTTAGGAATTACACTGGTTCTGCTAATTCTGGAACGTGCTTTTGGAATTGGTATTTTTGATGCGGCAATGGGCGGAGATCCTGTTTTATTCCAGCATTTTTTCTGGTTCTATTCTCATCCCGCAGTTTATATAATGGTTCTTCCTGGAATGGGTATTATAAGTGAATTAATTGCAACATTCTCTCAAAAGAAAATTTTTGGCTACAAACTTATTGCTTACTCAAGTATGGCCATTGCCTTAATCAGCTTTCTGGTTTGGGGACACCATATGTTTACAAGTGGCCAATCAGAACTTGCAGCAGTTGTATTTTCATTTTTAACCTTTTTTGTAGGAATCCCATCCGGGGTAAAAATGTTTAACTGGATGGCTACCATGTATAAGGGCAGAATTAAACTTGATGCACCGATGTTATGGGCCATGTCCTTTATGTTTCTCTTTGCCATAGGAGGTTTTACAGGTATTATGCTTGGTGCAATTTCCATAGATATACATATGCATGATACTTATTTTGTGGTTGCACATTTTCATTACACTATGATGGGCGGGACGGTAATTGCTTTCTTTGGTGGATTGCATTACTGGTGGCCAAAAATTTGGGGTCGCATGTATAATGAAACCCTTGCAAAGTGGTCAGCTATCTTGGTTTTTGTTGGTTTTAATATGACATTCTTTACCCAGTTTTTCCTTGGGTCACAAGGGATGCCAAGACGTTATTACAATTACCTGGACAAGTTCCAGCCGCTACATGCGTTTTCATCGTATGGATCGTGGGTACTGGCAGCAGGTTTTGTTTTAATGGCGGTTTATCTAATTCACTCTTTGTTTAAAGGCGAAAAAGCACCTGAAAATCCATGGGGTTCTTTGACATTGGAGTGGCAAACTCAATCTCCTCCAATACATCACAATTTTGAAAATGATGTAGTGCTAGATCATGATCCATATGATTATGATACGCGCATGGTGATAGACGACAAGTTAATCAAAAAAGAAGACACAGAAGGTTAA
- a CDS encoding SCO family protein, protein MRLLIIFLLVSFGLLFSQQVRDDVEELKKINVFEKSGSFIPLDVPLTTEQGDTVSLTDYFNSEVPVLFTFAYYDCPMLCSQVLTAVSASVKKLDWESDNRYKVITISIDPDETPELARKKKKFYLAEISDPEIKKNWTFFTASQEAIDTLTEAFGFEYYYVEERDEYAHPAVAFVLSPEGKISRYLYGLNYEPKDLKFALLEASEGRVGSALEKLLLYCYHYDATANTYTPFAKNIMRLGGVITLLILGSFLSIYWIRENKKHKVLV, encoded by the coding sequence ATGCGGCTTTTAATAATTTTTTTGCTGGTCTCATTTGGTCTGCTTTTTTCTCAGCAGGTTAGAGATGATGTAGAAGAATTAAAGAAAATAAATGTTTTTGAAAAAAGCGGTAGTTTTATCCCTTTAGATGTACCATTAACAACAGAACAGGGCGATACTGTATCTCTTACTGACTATTTTAACTCCGAAGTCCCGGTTCTTTTTACTTTTGCTTATTATGATTGTCCCATGTTATGCAGCCAAGTATTGACTGCGGTTTCAGCTAGTGTTAAAAAATTAGACTGGGAATCAGATAATAGGTACAAAGTTATTACAATAAGTATTGATCCTGATGAAACACCTGAATTGGCAAGGAAAAAGAAAAAATTTTATCTGGCTGAAATAAGTGATCCTGAGATAAAGAAAAACTGGACATTTTTTACAGCCTCGCAGGAAGCAATAGATACATTAACAGAGGCTTTTGGTTTTGAGTACTATTATGTAGAAGAACGCGATGAATATGCCCATCCGGCAGTTGCATTTGTTTTATCTCCTGAAGGAAAAATTTCGCGTTATTTATACGGTTTGAATTATGAGCCTAAAGATTTAAAATTTGCATTATTAGAAGCGTCAGAAGGAAGAGTGGGAAGTGCACTTGAGAAGTTACTTTTATACTGTTATCATTATGACGCAACAGCAAATACTTATACACCTTTTGCCAAAAATATAATGCGGCTTGGAGGGGTAATTACGCTACTGATTTTAGGTTCTTTTTTGTCAATTTATTGGATTCGCGAAAATAAAAAACACAAAGTTTTAGTTTAA
- a CDS encoding RnfABCDGE type electron transport complex subunit A has protein sequence MNDSLWFIFINASLINNFVLAYFLGICPFLGVSGKLETATRMGGAVTFVMIIASMSAYGINALLIAINAPFLQLISYIVVIASTVQLVEMFIKKMSPALFRALGIFLPLITTNCAILGLALFQTNKGYGFLESFVYALGAGAGFTLALILMAGLREQLDLADVPNVAKGTALTLLIAGILSLSFMGFAGLGG, from the coding sequence ATGAACGATTCACTCTGGTTTATTTTTATTAACGCAAGTTTGATTAACAATTTTGTACTTGCCTATTTTCTTGGTATTTGCCCGTTTCTTGGTGTATCAGGAAAACTGGAAACGGCAACGCGTATGGGCGGTGCGGTTACTTTTGTTATGATCATTGCATCAATGTCAGCTTATGGAATCAATGCTTTGCTCATAGCTATAAATGCTCCGTTTTTACAGCTAATCTCATATATTGTTGTAATTGCGTCAACAGTTCAGCTTGTGGAAATGTTTATCAAAAAAATGAGCCCTGCCCTGTTTCGTGCGCTTGGTATTTTTCTTCCGTTAATTACAACAAACTGTGCCATTTTAGGATTGGCACTTTTCCAGACCAACAAAGGTTATGGCTTTCTGGAAAGTTTTGTTTACGCACTTGGTGCTGGAGCTGGTTTTACTTTAGCCCTGATTTTAATGGCCGGTTTGCGGGAACAGCTTGATTTAGCAGATGTTCCCAATGTAGCCAAGGGAACTGCTCTTACGCTGTTAATCGCAGGCATATTATCGCTATCCTTTATGGGGTTTGCCGGATTAGGTGGATAA
- a CDS encoding cytochrome c, translating into MGRFILKLNIKKWLKQVLSLVVLPLIFVGCFRGTPSEKPAIHLNPNMDDQQRYDPQEESEFFADGLTMRPLVEGTVARGELNEDDAYYRGRDENGNYLKTIPMEVTHGLMARGQERYDIFCAPCHSRSGDGKGIVPKRGFLPPPSFFQENVLAFDDGYIYEVINNGVRNMPAYRKQIPVNDRWAIVAYVRALQRTQTATVEDLPKDKLNELN; encoded by the coding sequence ATGGGAAGGTTTATTTTGAAATTAAATATTAAAAAATGGTTAAAACAGGTACTAAGCCTTGTGGTTCTGCCGCTTATATTTGTTGGATGTTTCCGGGGAACTCCTTCAGAAAAGCCAGCCATTCACTTAAATCCAAATATGGATGACCAACAGCGATATGATCCACAGGAAGAGAGTGAGTTTTTTGCTGATGGACTTACCATGCGCCCGCTCGTTGAAGGAACAGTTGCTCGTGGTGAACTAAATGAAGATGATGCCTACTATCGTGGCCGTGATGAAAACGGAAACTATCTTAAAACAATCCCGATGGAAGTTACACACGGGTTAATGGCACGGGGTCAAGAGCGATATGATATTTTTTGTGCACCTTGCCACAGCAGATCCGGTGATGGAAAAGGTATTGTACCAAAACGTGGATTTTTACCACCACCATCTTTCTTCCAGGAAAATGTTTTAGCCTTTGATGATGGCTATATTTATGAAGTGATAAACAATGGTGTTCGTAATATGCCTGCTTATAGAAAGCAAATTCCTGTTAATGACCGCTGGGCAATTGTGGCTTATGTAAGGGCTTTGCAAAGAACGCAAACTGCTACTGTAGAAGATTTACCCAAAGACAAACTTAACGAGCTTAATTAG